TCAACCTTCAGGAACGCATGACCTGATTCAGGTCAAGCGCCCTGTCATATTACAGACTAAGAAAGCTCCCGGGTTCCTAGAAGCACTAAAGTTTAACAGCGACTAAAAGCAAACCACGACCCATTACAGCCATAAAACAAAACAACAGCAGAAAGAAGATCAGCCGTCGACTTCCGCCTCCTCGTTGTCCTCCTCAGTCACAGCAGGTAGAATCCTTGGAGTGTGGCTTGGTTGTGTCACCACCGCCCGGTGCACACAAGCCAACAGAGCTTTGACGCCTTCCAGAATTTTCCCCTGCATTTCCGGTGGATAAAGACCTGCCCAGTACATCATGAAGGAGCACGCATGGTAAGAGATTTCAGCTGGGTGTTTGATTAGTTTCGAGTCAAAACATGCTTTGTTTCTACACTTCCAGATTGCTGGTGGGACAATTCTGCTATATTGTTGAAACATTTTTCTACTCTTTtgtgtttttatatttttcattagaatattttattttcttcaaAGTAATTTCGTATTGTCTTGCCAGTAAGATTGTTATATTCGTGAACCTTTCTTAGTTTTGAACATGctacgtgtagaatagtttttaGTTTTATCGAGAACATTTTTTGTCACTGGTTTTTCATGGACTTATTGGTTTCAAATGAGGCCCACAAGCCGAGAAGAGATGGCAAAAACAACCTCACATATGTCTAAAATTATATGAGGGTGTTGGTGGTATAAATGAACCATAGTTaaaaattggtcaaaaatagTTATGgacttttttagataatggaaaacATCCGGCTTCAAACCTCTTCATAGAAGGGGCATCAGTTCAAAATTATTACATCACATACAAAATTTAAAACATATAATGACCCATCATTATTGACCAATGCGTAAAATAAACGGCCATCCATGGGATGCGAAGAACTCCATAGATCTTGACTCTAGACCCCGCCATGCTTTGACAATCTCATTCTTTCTTTCATTAGTGTGCCGCAACAGAGCCCAAAACCGAAGCTAATGTGTTGGCCTCGAGCTCGGGCCGTGGAGGGAGGAGCAGAggctcctcgcggcggcggtggcgggaggagaaagaagaagggaggagagagggaggaggccgaCATATGGCCCCACATGTAAGGGTCCACATCACTGCACGGTCAGCCTGCCACATCAGCTTCTGGGGTATGACGTGGCTGAATTGGACCTAGATGACCCATTTAGATAGTTTAGGGATCCAAAAATACAATTTTATAGTATGAGGATCTGGATGAGAATCGTTCGATAGTTTAGGGACGGGCCATGAAATTTACTCATACGAAAATGAATGGTCGAAAAAGCCTTCGTGGCCTCGTGTGCAAGTCTAAAatccacgttcttgctgacgcCTTGCCGCGTTTAGTAGTAGCTCAGAGCAGAGGCGCTGCAACGACTTGACAACCTCATCGGCCCACGGCCGCAGCAAGGCACATTGCTATTCCTGGCCACGACCACGAACCGGCAGCCGCATGCCATGCTCTCTCGCCACCATCCtcgccacgcgcgcgcgcgcgggcggtggcTCCTGAATCCACTCTCCTcccccttctccgcctcccttgGCGTCGACCTCCCGCTTCCCCCCTCCCTGGAAAgccgcggccggcctcccaCTCGCGCGCGCCCGACGAGAGCAGGGCCGCAGCGTTGCCGCCGGCCGCATCACCCGCCGTCGTCAAGCGCTGGCGCCGGCGGGCTGGctccccgtccccgccgcccCGGACATGGCCacagcgccaccgccgtcgctagcgcgccacctcctgctgccgGCCGGGCgccttttcctcctcctcctcctcccgctggCCGCTGACGCCGCGCGCCTCCCGCTGGCCCTCGCGcccgacgacgccgacgcgctCCTCAAGCTCAAGTTCGGGATCAGggacgacgccggcgagctcagcagCTGGGCCCCCGGCACGAGCCCCTGCGACGGTGACGAATCCAAATGGGTCGGCGTCATGTGCAACAAGAACGGCGTGCACGGCCTGCAGCTCGAGGGGATGAGCCTCGCCGGCAAGCTCGACCTGGGCGCCCTCAAGGGCCTGTCCGGCCTCCGCACGCTGAGCTTCATGGACAACGAGTTCACCGGCCCGATGCCCGACGTCAAGGAGCTCAGTGGCCTCCGTGCCATCTTCCTGTCCGGCAACGAGTTCTCCGGGACGATCCCCGCCGACGCGTTCGCCGGGATGGGCTGGCTCAAGAAGATCGTCCTCTCCAGCAATAACTTCTCCGGCCCCATCCCGGCGTCGCTCGGCGACCTGCCCAAGCTCCTCGATCTGCAGCTCAACGACAACAAGTTCCAGGGCAAGATCCCTgatctgaaacagaaggagttgaAGGAAGTCAATCTCGCAAACAATGAGCTCGAGGGGGAGATCCCGGCGAGCCTCAAGAACATCAAGGCCGACATGTTCGCCGGTGAGCAACGACATGGATTTCTGGACCATGTTGTTCCTTTGACGTCGACGTGGACAGCATGTGATCTGTTGCTGTACAAATGTGTGCAGGCAACAAGAAGCTTTGCGGTGCGCCGCTTGGTGCCAAATGCGAGGCCACTCCGCCGCCGGCAGTAAAGGCGCCAGTGCCGAGCTCCGACAAAGACGCCGCGGCGTCCACGGGCGCGTCCGCTGATGACGCGAAGCAAGCAGCTCAGAAGCCCGTGGAGGGCGTCACGTCCTACGGCGTCCTCGCCGCGGTCCTCGGCACGCTGGCGATCGCCGGCGTGGCGTTCTTCGCGCTGCACAAGCGGCGGGACAGGACCAAGAACTTCGGCCCGGCCGCGTCGACGAAGCCCTCGGGGCCGAGGGTCGAGCTGCAGCCGGCGGCGAAGGCCGAAGccagcgcggcgcgcggcgccgcgccggctgcggccgccgccgcctccgccgccgccgcgggcggtggcggcgaggagcgcaGCAGCCGCGCGGGCGGCAGCACGGCGCGGAAGGTGGAGCAGGGGCGGCTGACCTTCGTGCGCGATGACCGCGGCCGGTTCTTCGAGCTGCAGGACCTGCTCAAGGCGACGGCGGAGGTGCTCGGCACCGCCAACCTCGGCGTGTGCTACCGCGCCACGCTCACCAGCGGGCACTCCGTCGTCGTCAAGCGGTTCAAGGAGATGAACCGCGTGGGCCGGGAGGACTTCGAGGAGCACATGCGGCGGCTCGGCCGGCTCAGCCACCCCAACCTCCTCCCGCTCGTCGCCTACTACTACCGCAAGGAGGAGAAGCTCCTCATCCACGACTTCGTCCCCAACCGGAGCTTGGCCAACCTCCTCCATGGTGACTAGCCACCATCAACACGATCGACTTGGTTCTCTGTTTTGTTAAAGTCTACTAATTGCTTGCTTGGTGCTCGATCGATGGCACGAACGAAGGCGAGGGCCGGGGGTTGAAGAAGGCGGTGCTGCACTGGAGCGCGCGGCTGAGGATCGTCAAGGGCGTGGCGCGGGCGCTGAGCTACCTGTACGACGAGCTGTGCATGCTCACGGTGCCGCACGGGCACCTCAAGTCCTCCAACATCCTGCTCAACGGCCAGTACGAGCCGCTGCTCACCGACTACGCGCTGGTGCCGGTGATGAACCAGTCGCACGCCGCGCAGCTCATGGTGGCCTTCAAGTCCCCCGAGCGGAAGCAGTTCGGCCGCTCCTCCAAGAAGAGCGACGTCTGGTGCCTCGGCCTGCTCATCCTCGAGATCCTCGCCGGGAGGCCGCCGAGCTACGACCTGCCCAaggcgggcgccgcggcggcggccgagccgtcgccgtcggcgtcggcccagcagaagacggcggcggcgggcagcgacCTGGTGTCCGTCGTGGGCTCGACGCCGGAGGGCGAGTGGCTGCGCGCCGTGGTGGACCCGGACCTGAaggtcgaggacgacgaggacagGGAGGAGATGGTGAAGCTGATCAAGATCGGCATGGCGTGCTGCGAGGCCAACGTGGACAGCCGGTGGGAGCTCAAGGCCGCCGTCGACAGGATCGAGGAGCTCAAGGCGGTGGACCGCGCCGGCGAGGACCAGTCCTTCTACTCGTCGGTGAACGACGAGGAGGACCTCAATGATGTCGCCATCAACTGATGGATCGACATGGGCCGGCATGGGGATCAATCTGGGATCGTGCCGTGTGTGCATCGTACTGGCATGCCGACACGATGAAACGTACGTGAACTAGTAATGTGTACGCTTATCTTTCTTGCCGGTGGTAGAAAAGAGGTATATATCTTCGTATATATATAACACGAATCTTAGTTTGGTTTTCTCCGGGCAGTGGTCTCAGATAAATTTTCAGCAAATTCAACAGAAGTTCGTTTTTATTCAAATTGTCAAGAGTATCCTATTGGACTTGCGAAACTATGAATTCTGCAAAAGAGAAAAACGCGAAACCCACCATCATTTCAGAATCATTATATCAGCATCAACGACACCATAATTTAGTGGGCTAATAACCATATTTACGGCCTTGGTCATCATTTGGCCTTGAAGAAAATAGCTTTGTAAGTTCACCACAAATGTGCAATCTGATTTTGTGAGTATATTTTCACTAATCAAATCAATATAAATGGGCTACCATCACTACTGGAAAAAggcccttaggcaccggttgaatagAGCgtaccggttttccaaccggtaccccgAAACCGAGACCAAAGGTTTTTGGCTTTAACACCGGGTAACACAACCGATACCAATGGCATtcatttttgtcaaaaatatgCATGCAATGATGGCTGGGATTCGAAATTGGGACTTATTGCGTCACGTGCACctttcttaccatctcacctacacatcacttgtgatgggaagagagatattttccttttgaagtaacccttgGATGAGgattaggtaccggttggtaacaccaaccggtacctaaggctcttaaggtaccggttggtgttaccaaccgggacctaaggctcatccgtaggtaccggttgatggtaccacccggtactaatgtaaaagttaccacccggtacctatggtgagccttaggtaccggttggtgttaccaaccggtacctaaggcttatCCATAGATTCCAtcaaccccaaaagtaccggtatgaagatgaaccggtacctatgctagcataggtaccggttcattttTATACCGGTACTTTTAGGGTGGACCTTTGGCTTGTTTTCTACTAgtgtatttttttagaaaaaaataatatgagGCGATGTTTCTTCTCAATTCTCATAGTCAAAATTATCGGTTGGGTTCACCAGATTTTATGAAGTGTTGATATAATACTCTTCATCaccatttccttttttttttgaatttctcCTAAATGCTAGATTGGTGTTCTGATTCTGAATAATGCTAGGAGCCTAGGATCACTGAAGCCCTAATATTTTGCAAAAACTTGCCACCAAAGAGGTACTTGCTTAAAAGCCACTCAATGGATAGGCAATAAGCCTGTGTCGTTCAATATGAAAAGGTGATAAGTGTATAAACATAATATATGATTGTAGGAGAAAAATGTTATGCGCCGTAGGTTGGGAAAAAAAACACAAGACAAAAGTCTCATGCTTTTTGTCCATTAATTGAAAGGGGTATATACATGCCAACATATATAGAGGATAAATTGCTTAAATTCTGGTGTCAATTGAATATGAGCCAATATACGTAGATGATCATAAATCAAGGAGTCTGAAGTATACAGAAAGGTAGTAAAGAATGTAAGAGTCTAAAGGAAGTCTCATGTTAGTTGTGTTCACCTGGTTTCTTAATTAGTTTGGGTGTGGTGTTCTGATCTGTCTTTCCTCCTCTTGATAAAATACATGCTCAAgcacttatttttataaaatatagGCAAATAGGAATGAGTTTGCGAAATTATTCTcacatccactccattggagaaAGAATCCATGGCATATCGTGAGGTGAGATAAaaatgtttttcctttttttaaggAGAAAAGACGAAAGAGCCTCCTGAATCAAGAAGGAATTGGTTTATGCTGGATCGATGCTGGTGCACGTAAGTTAGGTTGTCTGTTTGTCATGTAAGTCACACCCAGAGCTTCATCATTTTGGTTGCTGTAGGTATGTTATATAACGCTTGTGTTAGTGGCTGGTGGCGAGTTAGCTCACGTTGTATGATaaacttttattttttaatacaaagatacacgGCTCTCCTGCACATTCGACAAAAGAAATCAAGAAGGAATTTGCTTCTTGTGACATGGAAACGGCGCCCTATCAGCTGACTGAATCAATTAAGCAGCAGTGTGGTGCACTTGAGAGCTAAAGCAATAGTGCATTGTCGTGTAGTCAATTCTCCATGGATTTTCCTTACAGATAcaataaaataaagaaaactagtaaggtggcccgcgctaatagcgcggTTAGTCTGATTTCAGCTATCATAGTAATATGTAcataaaattcatttttttctctaggtagtttctttttttcttctcatagTGATGAGGTATATGTGTACATTTTTTTAAGCATTCCAGAAGTAGGGCCATTTATTTCTACTTCGATGGAACCAACTGTTCATACTATTATTACTA
The Panicum virgatum strain AP13 chromosome 6N, P.virgatum_v5, whole genome shotgun sequence genome window above contains:
- the LOC120677396 gene encoding pollen receptor-like kinase 5, whose translation is MATAPPPSLARHLLLPAGRLFLLLLLPLAADAARLPLALAPDDADALLKLKFGIRDDAGELSSWAPGTSPCDGDESKWVGVMCNKNGVHGLQLEGMSLAGKLDLGALKGLSGLRTLSFMDNEFTGPMPDVKELSGLRAIFLSGNEFSGTIPADAFAGMGWLKKIVLSSNNFSGPIPASLGDLPKLLDLQLNDNKFQGKIPDLKQKELKEVNLANNELEGEIPASLKNIKADMFAGNKKLCGAPLGAKCEATPPPAVKAPVPSSDKDAAASTGASADDAKQAAQKPVEGVTSYGVLAAVLGTLAIAGVAFFALHKRRDRTKNFGPAASTKPSGPRVELQPAAKAEASAARGAAPAAAAAASAAAAGGGGEERSSRAGGSTARKVEQGRLTFVRDDRGRFFELQDLLKATAEVLGTANLGVCYRATLTSGHSVVVKRFKEMNRVGREDFEEHMRRLGRLSHPNLLPLVAYYYRKEEKLLIHDFVPNRSLANLLHGEGRGLKKAVLHWSARLRIVKGVARALSYLYDELCMLTVPHGHLKSSNILLNGQYEPLLTDYALVPVMNQSHAAQLMVAFKSPERKQFGRSSKKSDVWCLGLLILEILAGRPPSYDLPKAGAAAAAEPSPSASAQQKTAAAGSDLVSVVGSTPEGEWLRAVVDPDLKVEDDEDREEMVKLIKIGMACCEANVDSRWELKAAVDRIEELKAVDRAGEDQSFYSSVNDEEDLNDVAIN